The Papaver somniferum cultivar HN1 chromosome 3, ASM357369v1, whole genome shotgun sequence genome includes a region encoding these proteins:
- the LOC113356632 gene encoding UPF0496 protein At3g19330-like yields the protein MLRCFPIKATQSPNTSPSASVNPSSHLPSSSTNPNSPTQTQSSSNPQISLTVKYKDSVTTESFKEIWSTIHQHQHPHQSENDNSDEDEREGKSLFVTNSTTELVAQVLQPNRDSVNQAILRAKPSNLRNLVSSYFNQSERTSRLVFELHHNVDQARSLYSPLLSLLEILPLDSLMSQPQCDFAFDVFNQFDSKVNPFPEPNSENFDEMRRCFCQLKLQLDRRLIKARKQLRLRRSLSFSVLSFLNNSRFCLSANFAEKQLHHIAQIDAASKGTYVLNNDLDTIDRLVTRLYGVVESDKRLIRMGLERGKDRYLIQEVVKQLHKNNPNFSNQLEDLEEHLCLCFATVNRARGLLLQEIDVS from the coding sequence ATGCTCCGTTGCTTCCCTATCAAAGCAACGCAGAGTCCTAACACCTCTCCATCTGCATCTGTAAACCCTAGCTCCCATTTACCTTCATCTTCTACAAATCCAAATTCTCCTACACAAACCCAGTCTTCATCAAATCCACAGATTTCATTAACTGTTAAGTATAAAGATTCAGTCACCACAGAATCATTTAAAGAAATCTGGTCTACAATCCATCAACACCAGCACCCTCACCAATCCGAAAATGATAACTCAGATGAAGATGAGAGGGAAGGAAAATCCCTATTTGTTACTAATTCAACTACGGAATTAGTTGCCCAAGTTCTTCAACCTAATAGAGATTCAGTTAATCAAGCTATTCTAAGAGCTAAACCTTCGAATCTTAGAAATTTGGTCTCGTCTTACTTTAATCAAAGTGAACGGACATCTCGTCTGGTTTTCGAGCTTCACCATAATGTTGATCAAGCTCGTTCTCTATATTCACCTCTACTTTCATTACTTGAAATTCTTCCTTTAGATTCACTCATGTCTCAACCTCAATGTGATTTCGCTTTCGATGTTTTCAACCAATTCGATAGTAAAGTGAACCCATTTCCTGAACCTAATTCAGAAAACTTTGATGAAATGCGTCGTTGTTTCTGTCAACTGAAATTGCAGCTAGATCGACGTCTAATTAAAGCTCGAAAACAACTTCGTTTGCGCCGTAGTCTTTCATTTTCTGTATTGTCGTTCTTGAATAACTCTCGTTTTTGTTTATCAGCGAATTTCGCTGAGAAACAACTTCATCATATAGCTCAAATTGATGCTGCTTCCAAAGGTACCTATGTGTTGAACAATGATCTGGACACAATAGATCGTCTTGTTACAAGACTATATGGTGTGGTCGAAAGTGATAAGCGGTTGATTCGGATGGGATTAGAAAGAGGAAAAGATCGATATCTTATTCAAGAAGTTGTCAAGCAACTTCATAAAAATAATCCCAATTTCAGCAATCAATTGGAGGATCTTGAAGAACATCTATGTCTGTGTTTTGCTACGGTTAATAGGGCAAGGGGTCTTCTTTTACAGGAGATTgatgtttcctga
- the LOC113356633 gene encoding UPF0746 protein DDB_G0281095-like, whose amino-acid sequence MGAACVRPIQHDQTKPFIGHQNAYQVQPLRNQRTPLNSGSGNQNLSLTQLEQQLKQQQQQREQQQQKREQQQREEQQREQQQREEQQREQQQREEQQREQQEQLQLQQQQQLLEQERQQQEREEQQREQQEQLQLQQQQQQLEQERQQQEQQQLQQQQPPEQQFLPVTDAGSLNQTFELSDNLKSTTDKVPATDCHKETQVDSPKAIKRCDSLIDDDNYCPTCFYGYESNNPKIPTQCHHHYHLSCILEWMERSPTCPVCGQVMIIL is encoded by the exons ATGGGTGCGGCTTGTGTTCGACCGATTCAACATGATCAAACCAAACCCTTTATTGGTCATCAGAATGCATATCAAGTTCAACCTCTGAGGAATCAAAGAACA CCTCTGAACAGTGGATCAGGGAACCAGAATTTGTCACTGACTCAACTAGAGCAACAACTtaagcaacagcaacaacaacgagAACAACAGCAACAAAAACGAGAACAGCAGCAGCGAGAAGAACAACAACGAGAACAGCAACAGCGAGAAGAACAACAACGAGAACAGCAACAGCGAGAAGAACAACAACGAGAACAGCAGGAGCAGCTGCAgcttcaacagcaacaacagctgcTAGAACAAGAACGACAACAACAGGAGCGAGAAGAACAACAACGAGAACAGCAGGAGCAGCTGCAgcttcaacagcaacaacagcagctagAACAAGAACGACAACaacaggagcagcagcagctccAACAGCAACAACCACCAGAACAACAATTTCTACCAGTAACTGATGCTGGTAGTCTGAATCAAACATTCGAGCTATCTGATAACCTTAAAAGTACCACAGATAAAGTCCCTGCAACTGACTGCCATAAAGAAACCCAAGTTGATTCACCCAAGGCAATCAAGAGATGTGACTCACTAATTGACGATGACAATTATTGCCCTACTTGTTTCTATG GTTATGAATCGAATAACCCAAAGATTCCCACCCAGTGCCACCATCACTATCACCTTTCCTGCATCCTCGAATGGATGGAGAGGAGCCCAACATGCCCTGTATGCGGCCAG GTAATGATCATTCTGTAG